One genomic segment of Nodularia sp. LEGE 06071 includes these proteins:
- a CDS encoding CobW family GTP-binding protein has product MQSIVTSEFTAMDAPKQGMPVTIITGFLGSGKTTLLNHILSNQQGLKTAVLVNEFGEIGIDNELIVSTDENMVALSNGCICCTINNDLVDAVYQVLERQDNLDYLVVETTGLADPLPVALTFLGTELRNLTRLDSIITVVDAANYSLDLFNSEAAYSQIAYGDIIILNKADLVDEAALNDLERKITEIKEGARIIRTERSQVPLPLILSVGLFASDKYFNEAEKHDHEHHDHDHSKCDHDDHDHHHHDHSHHLENDGFTSISFQSDQPFAIRKFQNFLDNQLPANIFRAKGIIWFDESPNRHIFHLCGKRFTLDDDQWKGTPKTQLVLIGQDLDRETLISQLENCLCVPSTN; this is encoded by the coding sequence ATGCAATCAATAGTTACTTCCGAATTTACAGCAATGGATGCACCCAAGCAAGGAATGCCAGTCACAATTATTACTGGTTTTCTTGGCAGTGGCAAAACAACCTTATTGAATCATATCCTCAGTAATCAACAAGGGTTGAAAACTGCTGTATTAGTCAATGAGTTTGGCGAAATTGGCATTGATAATGAGCTAATTGTCTCTACTGACGAGAATATGGTGGCTCTCAGCAACGGTTGTATTTGCTGCACTATTAATAATGATTTGGTAGATGCAGTTTATCAAGTTTTGGAACGCCAAGATAATTTAGATTATTTAGTAGTAGAAACTACAGGACTGGCTGATCCGTTACCAGTGGCTTTAACATTTCTCGGTACGGAATTACGAAATTTAACTCGTCTCGATTCGATTATTACCGTAGTCGATGCAGCTAACTACAGTCTGGATTTATTTAACTCTGAGGCGGCATATAGTCAAATCGCCTACGGTGATATCATTATCCTCAATAAGGCAGACTTGGTTGATGAGGCGGCTTTGAATGATTTAGAACGCAAAATCACAGAGATCAAAGAAGGTGCTAGAATTATCCGCACGGAGCGATCGCAAGTTCCACTACCTTTAATTCTCAGCGTAGGTCTGTTTGCATCTGACAAGTATTTTAACGAAGCAGAAAAACATGACCATGAACACCATGATCATGATCACTCAAAATGTGACCACGATGATCATGATCATCACCACCATGATCATTCCCACCATTTAGAAAATGATGGTTTTACGTCTATATCTTTCCAAAGTGACCAGCCTTTTGCCATCAGAAAATTTCAGAATTTCTTGGATAATCAATTACCCGCAAATATTTTCCGGGCTAAAGGAATTATCTGGTTTGATGAAAGTCCTAATCGTCACATTTTCCACCTTTGCGGTAAACGTTTTACTTTGGATGATGATCAATGGAAGGGTACACCGAAAACTCAGTTGGTGCTAATTGGTCAAGATTTGGATCGTGAAACTCTGATATCTCAGTTGGAAAATTGCCTTTGTGTTCCTTCCACAAACTGA